A single region of the Gossypium arboreum isolate Shixiya-1 chromosome 12, ASM2569848v2, whole genome shotgun sequence genome encodes:
- the LOC108479886 gene encoding D-3-phosphoglycerate dehydrogenase 1, chloroplastic-like yields MASFKTPALKNPSLSLSSKPRLPSAFSVSFRDNLRFSRSSSRPQRRFLIITASAASISSKPTVLVAEKLGEAGLTLLKEFANVDCSYSLSPEELCTKISLCDALIVRSGTKVSREVFESAGGRLKVVGRAGVGIDNVDLAAATEHGCLVVNAPTSNTVAAAEHGVALLSAMARNVAQADASMKAGKWQRNKYVGVSLVGKTLAVLGFGKVGSEVARRAKGLGMHVIAHDPYASADRARAIGVELVSFEEAISTADFISLHMPLTAATNKMLNDETFAKMRKGVRIVNVARGGVIDEDALVRALDAGIVAQAALDVFTEEPPKQDSKLVQHERVTVTPHLGASTIEAQEGVAIEIAEAVVGALKGELAATAVNAPMVPAEVLIELKPYVELAEKLGRLAVQLVAGVSGVKNVKVSYASSRAPDDLDTRLLRAMITKGLIEPISSVYVNLVNADYTAKQRGLRITEERIVIDGSPECPLESIQVQIANVESKFAGAISESGEIKVEGQVKDGIPHLTKVGSFQVDVSLEGSIILCRQVDQPGIIGKVGSILGQENVNVSFMSVGRIAPRKQAVMAIGVDDQPSKGSLQRIGEVPAIEEFVFLKL; encoded by the exons ATGGCTTCTTTCAAAACCCCAGCCCTCAAAAACCCATCCCTTTCCCTTTCCTCTAAACCCCGACTTCCTTCTGCATTTTCCGTCTCCTTCCGTGACAACCTGCGGTTTTCGCGCTCCTCCTCTAGACCGCAACGCCGTTTCTTAATCATAACAGCTTCCGCTGCATCTATCTCTAGCAAACCTACCGTACTCGTCGCCGAGAAACTCGGCGAAGCGGGTTTGACGCTGCTCAAGGAGTTCGCCAACGTGGACTGTTCTTACAGCCTCTCTCCCGAAGAGCTCTGCACCAAGATCTCGCTTTGCGATGCCTTGATTGTGCGCAGCGGAACCAAAGTCAGCCGCGAGGTCTTTGAATCAGCTGGCGGGAGATTGAAAGTTGTTGGGAGAGCTGGTGTTGGGATCGATAATGTGGATCTGGCCGCCGCCACCGAACATGGCTGTTTGGTCGTCAATGCGCCTACTTCTAACACTGTGGCGGCGGCTGAGCATGGGGTCGCGCTTTTGTCTGCCATGGCTAGGAACGTAGCTCAAGCCGATGCTTCCATGAAGGCTG GGAAGTGGCAGCGAAACAAATATGTAGGTGTATCCCTTGTTGGAAAGACACTTGCTGTCTTGGGTTTCGGAAAGGTTGGATCAGAGGTAGCTCGGCGAGCCAAGGGGCTTGGCATGCATGTTATTGCCCACGATCCTTATGCCTCAGCTGATCGAGCTCGTGCTATAGGTGTGGAGCTGGTGAGCTTTGAGGAAGCCATATCCACTGCAGATTTTATTTCTCTGCACATGCCTCTCACCGCTGCTACTAATAAAATGCTCAATGATGAGACATTTGCTAAGATGAGGAAAGGTGTTCGCATTGTTAATGTTGCCCGTGGGGGAGTGATTGATGAAGATGCTCTTGTGAGGGCATTGGATGCTGGAATTGTAGCTCAGGCTGCACTTGATGTCTTCACTGAGGAGCCACCGAAACAGGACAGCAAATTGGTTCAGCACGAGAGAGTTACGGTGACTCCACATCTTGGTGCCAGTACAATAGAAGCTCAA GAAGGAGTGGCTATTGAAATAGCCGAAGCTGTTGTTGGAGCCTTGAAAGGGGAACTTGCTGCGACTGCAGTCAATGCACCAATGGTTCCTGCTGAG GTTCTAATAGAGTTGAAACCATATGTCGAGCTTGCTGAAAAACTTGGGAGGCTGGCTGTCCAATTGGTAGCAGGTGTAAGTGgtgtaaaaaatgtgaaagtgTCGTATGCTTCCTCTAGAGCTCCTGATGACCTTGACACAAGGCTGCTCCGTGCGATGATCACCAAGGGGCTTATTGAGCCTATTTCCAGTGTTTATGTGAACCTAGTTAATGCTGATTACACCGCTAAACAAAGAGGACTGCGGATTACGGAGGAACGCATTGTTATAGATGGTTCACCTGAGTGTCCACTAGAGTCCATCCAAGTTCAGATTGCCAACGTGGAATCAAAATTTGCTGGCGCGATATCAGAGTCGGGTGAGATTAAGGTCGAAGGACAGGTGAAAGATGGAATTCCCCATTTGACAAAGGTAGGGTCATTCCAAGTGGATGTAAGCTTGGAGGGTAGCATTATCCTTTGCAGACAGGTTGATCAGCCTGGTATTATTGGTAAGGTGGGAAGTATTTTGGGGCAGGAGAATGTGAATGTGAGTTTCATGAGCGTTGGGAGGATTGCGCCTAGGAAGCAAGCAGTGATGGCCATAGGGGTTGATGATCAGCCCAGCAAAGGATCTTTACAGAGGATCGGCGAGGTTCCTGCCATTGAAGAGTTTGTTTTCCTCAAGTTGTAG
- the LOC108477806 gene encoding cyclase-like protein 2, with amino-acid sequence MNKSKLQLQLCAGIFTLSILSNGAYGSDKIFDITHKITSQLPTFGSQKGLGQFIWLLSSIKNGSTVNVSEFKLGTHTGTHVDAPSHFFQKYYEQGFDVSTLSLQTLNGPVLVVDVPRNKNITAEVLKSLKIPRGVHRVLFKTLNTDRRLMHKTEFASDFTGFKKDGAQWLVDNTDIKLVGLDYLSVSAYVDAAPTHHIFLRKREIVLVEGLNLDDIKPGKYTVHCLPLRMVGADGCPTRCILIA; translated from the exons ATGAACAAAAGCAAGCTCCAGCTGCAACTTTGTGCAGGGATATTTACTTTAAGCATCCTCTCCAATGGTGCTTATGGTAGTGACAAAATCTTTGACATAACTCACAAAATCACTTCTCAGTTGCCAACTTTTGGATCACAGAAGGGTCTTGGTCAATTCATTTGGCTTCTTTCCAGCATCAAAAATGGGTCCACAGTGAATGTGTCGGAGTTCAAATTGGGAACCCACACTGGCACTCACGTTGATGCTCCTAGTCACTTCTTTCAGAAGTACTATGAACAAGGATTTGATGTTTCAACCCTTAGCCTTCAAACTCTTAATG GTCCTGTTCTAGTAGTTGATGTTCCAAGAAATAAGAACATTACTG CTGAAGTTTTGAAGTCCTTGAAAATTCCCAGAGGAGTACATCGTGTGCTTTTCAAAACACTTAACACTGACAG GAGGCTGATGCATAAAACGGAGTTTGCTTCAGACTTCACAGGATTTAAGAAAGATGGGGCACAATGGTTGGTTGATAACACAGACATCAAACTTGTAG GACTTGATTACCTATCAGTTTCTGCTTATGTTGATGCTGCCCCAACTCATCATATATTTCTAAGGAAGAGG gAAATTGTTCTTGTTGAAGGTCTAAACCTTGATGACATAAAGCCAGGGAAGTATACTGTCCATTGCTTACCTTTGAGGATGGTAGGTGCAGATGGTTGCCCAACAAGATGCATTCTCATTGCATAA
- the LOC108476814 gene encoding DNA-directed RNA polymerases II, IV and V subunit 3: MEGISYQRFPKVKIRELKDDYAKFELRDTDASMANALRRVMISEVPTIAIDLVEIEVNSSVLNDEFIAHRLGLIPLTSERAMSMRFSRDCDACDGDGQCEFCSVEFHLRAKCISDQTLDVTSKDLYSSDHTVVPVDFTDNAGYDSTEPRGIIIVKLRRGQELRLRAIARKGIGKDHAKWSPAATVTFMYEPEIHINEDLMESLTLEEKLSFVESSPTKVFDIDPNTQQVVVVDPEAYTYDDEVLKKAEAMGKPGLVEIYAKEDSFIFTVESTGAIKASQLVLNAIEILKQKLDAVRLSEDTVEADDQFGELGAHMRGG, translated from the exons atggaggGAATATCGTACCAGCGATTCCCTAAGGTTAAAATCCGAGAGCTGAAGGATGACTACGCTAAATTTGAGCTTCGCGATACCGATGCCTCCATGGCCAATGCCCTCCGTCGTGTTATGATCTCCGAGGTCCCCACCATCGCTATTGACCTCGTCGAAATCGAAGTCAACTCCTCCGTCCTTAACGACGAGTTCATTGCCCATCGCCTCGGTCTCATCCCTCTCACCAGCGAACGCGCCATGTCTATGCGCTTCTCCCGTGACTGTGACGCTTGCGACGGTGACGGTCAGTGCGAGTTCTGCTCCGTTGAGTTCCATCTTCGCGCCAAATGCATTTCCGATCAAACCCTCGACGTTACCAGCAAGGATCTCTATAGTTCCGACCATACTGTTGTTCCCGTCGATTTCACCGATAACGCTGGCTACGATTCCACTGAGCCTAG AGGGATTATTATTGTGAAGTTACGGCGAGGGCAAGAGCTGAGGCTGAGGGCAATTGCGAGGAAAGGGATAGGGAAAGATCACGCCAAATGGTCACCTGCTGCGACCGTGACTTTTATGTATGAACCTGAGATTCATATCAATGAGGATTTGATGGAAAGCTTGACGCTTGAAGAGAAGCTAAGCTTTGTTGAGAGCAGTCCAACTAAAGTCTTTGACATTGACCCAAATACCCAACAG GTTGTGGTGGTTGATCCAGAGGCGTATACCTATGACGATGAGGTGCTAAAGAAAGCTGAAGCTATGGGAAAGCCAGGTCTTGTGGAGATATATGCCAAAGAAGACAGTTTCATCTTTACAGTTGAATCCACTGGTGCGATCAAAGCTTCTCAGTTGGTTCTTAATGCTATAGAAATCCTGAAACAGAAGCTGGATGCGGTTCGCCTGTCTGAGGATACTGTGGAAGCTGATGATCAGTTTGGCGAACTAGGTGCCCATATGCGAGGAGGATGA
- the LOC108479782 gene encoding phosphatidylinositol 3,4,5-trisphosphate 3-phosphatase and protein-tyrosine-phosphatase PTEN2A-like, with product MDNVPADKPSSPPAKDSEVQTPAVTDSGSTNPTLDAPSKLSSWAKNLKIPQPFTTSQENSPTGNAGKSTFSRFTSGFGLRSSPKSPASDSSDGASATTQSGFLGTITKGIVDSSKNAVKAVQVKARHVVSQNKRRYQEGGFDLDMTYITENIIAMGFPAGDLSSGFFGYVEGFYRNHMEEVIKFFETYHKDKYKVYNLCSERLYDASLLEGKVASFPFDDHNCPPIQLIISFCRSAYSWLKEDIENVVVVHCKAGMARTGLMISSLLLYLKFFPTAEESIDYYNQKRCVDGKGLVLPSQIRYVKYFERTLTYFNGENPPGRRCMLRGFRLHRCPYWIRPSITISDHNGVLFSTKKHPRTKDLSPEDFWFSAPKKGVMVFALPGEPGLTQLAGDFKVHFHDRQGDFYCWLNTTMIENRKVLNTSELDWFDKRKLPSPGFQVEVVLVDYNGTVPTTPQTETTTNKPDESSGTGAASTDGGAAPANENKDPGHNDKDDVFSDGEAEESGSSKSRQNKATSVEGIALNSAASKPETNDKSDQVASLVHSTGQVSLGSASSQPMHGTSEPRKAAAAAAAAAAAAAAAPPAAGVQVSSSESEFRAMAADASVFSFGDDEDYESD from the exons ATGGATAATGTACCTGCTGACAAGCCAAGTTCGCCTCCTGCTAAAGATTCTGAGGTACAAACTCCTGCTGTCACAGATTCAGGATCTACTAATCCTACTCTTGATGCACCATCCAAGCTGTCATCATGggccaaaaatttaaaaattcctcAGCCATTTACTACCTCGCAAGAGAACTCACCAACAGGAAATGCTGGAAAATCAACTTTTTCACGATTTACTAGTGGGTTTGGACTGCGTTCATCTCCAAAATCTCCTGCTAGTGATAGTTCTGACGGTGCTTCAGCAACCACGCAGTCTGGTTTTCTTGGAACAATTACGAAAGGTATAGTGGACTCATCTAAAAATGCAGTAAAAGCTGTACAGGTTAAGGCTCGTCATGTTGTTTCACAGAACAAACGGAGATACCAG GAAGGAGGATTTGACTTAGATATGACATACATCACTGAGAACATAATTGCTATGGGGTTCCCTGCTGGTGACTTGAGCTCTGGGTTTTTTGGATATGTTGAG GGTTTCTATCGTAATCACATGGAAGAAGTGATCAAGTTTTTTGAAACATATCACAAG GACAAGTACAAAGTGTATAACCTTTGCTCTGAAAGACTATATGATGCTTCATTACTTGAAGGAAAG GTGGCTAGTTTCCCATTTGATGATCATAATTGCCCCCCAATTCAATTGATAATATCTTTCTGTCGAAGTGCTTACTCATGGTTGAAGGAGGACATTGAGAATGTTGTAGTTGTGCATTGTAAAGCTGGAATGGCAAGGACAGGGTTGATGATCTCTAGCCTTCTTCTATACTTGAAG TTCTTCCCCACTGCTGAAGAGTCCATTGACTACTACAACCAGAAAAGATGTGTTGATGGAAAGGGCCTTGTTCTGCCAAGTCAAATT AGATATGTCAAATACTTCGAACGCACGTTAACATACTTCAATGGTGAAAACCCGCCTGGGCGGAG GTGTATGCTTAGGGGGTTCCGGCTCCATCGCTGCCCTTATTGGATCAGGCCCTCCATCACTATCTCTGATCATAATG GTGTTCTCTTCTCAACAAAGAAGCATCCGCGCACCAAGGATCTCTCG CCTGAAGATTTTTGGTTTAGCGCACCAAAGAAAGGAGTTATGGTCTTTGCTTTGCCTGGGGAGCCTGGTCTAACTCAGTTGGCTGGGGACTTCAAAGTTCATTTTCATGATCGCCAAGGAGATTTCTACTG TTGGTTAAACACAACAATGATAGAAAACAGAAAAGTTCTGAATACCAGTGAGCTTGATTGGTTTGACAAG AGGAAATTACCGTCCCCTGGTTTCCAGGTTGAGGTTGTGCTAGTAGATTATAATGGTACTGTTCCAACCACGCCCCAGACTGAAACTACTACCAATAAGCCAGATGAAAGCTCCGGGACTGGTGCTGCATCAACTGACGGAGGTGCAGCCCCAGCAAATGAAAATAAAGATCCAGGACATAATGACAAAGATGATGTGTTCTCAGACGGTGAGGCAGAAGAATCTGGCTCATCGAAGAGCAGGCAGAATAAGGCAACATCTGTAGAGGGAATAGCTCTTAATTCAGCAGCCTCCAAACCTGAAACAAATGACAAATCAGATCAAGTTGCAAGTTTGGTGCATTCTACCGGGCAAGTTTCTTTAGGAAGTGCAAGCTCTCAACCGATGCATGGTACTAGTGAGCCAAGAaaagctgctgctgctgctgctgctgctgctgctgctgctgctgcagcTCCTCCTGCTGCAGGTGTTCAAGTGTCTAGCTCAGAAAGTGAATTCAGGGCAATGGCGGCTGATGCATCTGTTTTCAGCTTTGGAGATGATGAGGACTATGAAAGTGACTAA